CTTAAATAATTGGATGGGTTTACATAAAAATTATAAAAGCCAATTAACCGCATTTTTAGAGGCATGGGGGTTAATGTCTTACCAACCCTTAATGCATAAAGAAAAAACAACACTTCCAAAAGACATGCCCTTAAATATTACCAACACAAAAGCTTTGCAAAATAAAGTAATTGTTAAATCTATAGAAACAGCAAATATTTTATCTAGCTGTATTAATTTTTCTAAATACTTAGGCGATCAACCTGGTAACCACATGACACCAACTATATTAGCAAACGAAGTTACTAAGGCTGCAAAAAATACTAAGTTAAAAGTTTCTACATGGGATAAAGCGCGCATAAAAAAAGAAAAAATGGGTGGCTTACTGGCGGTAACACAAGGAAGCTCTCAAGACCCTCGCTTTATTATTATGGAATATAAAGGCGCAGCTAAAAGTAAAAAGCCCGTTGTGTTTGTTGGAAAAGGTTTAACTTTTGATGCCGGTGGAATTTCTATTAAACCTTCGGCAGGAATGCAAGATATGAAATACGATATGTGTGGAGGGGCCAATGTTATTGGGGCCATGCTTGCTATTGCAAAATTAAATTTAAAAGTGAATGTTGTTGGGCTAGTTCCTAGTTCGGAAAATTTAGTTAGTCGCGACGCTATAAAACCCGGTGATATTATTACCGCGCGGTCCGGAAAAACAGTAGAGGTATTAAATACCGATGCAGAAGGACGCTTAATTTTAATGGATGCTTTAAATTACGCTTGCGAATTAAATCCAAAAGCCATTTATGATGTAGCCACCTTAACAGGAGCAATACTGGTTGCTTTGGGAAATATTTATACCGGTGTTTTTAGTAATGATAAAAAAGTGGTGCAAAAAATTCAAAGCGCTGCAAAGCTTGCCGGAGAAAAAGTTTGGCATATGCCTTTGGATAACTTTCATCGCCAAGATATGAAGGGGCAATTTGCCGATTTAGCAAACATATCTTCCTCTCGTGGCGCAGGCAGTTCTACCGCGGCAGCTTTTTTATCTTACTTTGTGGATAAAAACATTCCCTGGGCTCATTTTGATATTGCAGGAACGGCTTGGAACTCGGCCAATCGTGTAAAATATTCCCCTGCCAAGGCGGCAACGGGTTGTATGGTTAGGACCTTTGTCGAGCTAGCGCAAAAATAAGGCCGTTTTATTTTTTTTCGTGATGTGCCGAAAAGCCTGCTATGAACAAGTGCCTTAAATATAGTGTTGCTGCCATGACCACAATAGGCTTGTGGAGCTTTGGCGTTTTTCAAGGCCACGAGTCTTGGAATGGTGTGGTTTACAACAATTTTACAAAACCAAAAAGACAATTGGCCTCTGTTAGCTCGCACTTTGATTTATCCAAATTGGTTTCTATTCACCCCGAGGTATTTGAACAACAAAGCCTTGTGGACCGAGCCTATGTTACAGAAAAACAAAATGGGCTACAGCTTTACTTAGGGCACATTAGCATGGATAGCTCCGTTAGTAATTTAGTGTGCGAACATTACTCGCACTTGCAGTTAGTGTTACACTCTAGCAATGTTAGTTTTAGTGGTGACCCTATAGAAATGAGGTTAACCGCTTTATGTAATGTTTCTAAAAATATTAATTTTATTGATCCCATTTTCATTCCCATTTCTCAGATAAAAAAAACCAAAGGCAGCCACTTTAAAAATAAATCCATTTTTTTAAAAAATGCTTATTTTTTACACATGAGTTCTGAATGGCTAATTAAAAAAATTAGCTTTTTCTCTAAAAAAGGACGCAGTTTGCCAAAATTTTCTGTTAAAGCAGAAAGGCCTTTTGGCATTACTTTACAATAACAAAAAAATTGCAAAGCCCTTAAAGTGTGTTATTTAGTAACCCGGAGGATAAAAATTCTGTCGCTCTTTGCTCTTTTTGAGCAAGGGGAGGAAAGTCCGGACTACAAATAGTGGCACAAAGGCTAACGGCCTTCCACCGAAAGGTGAGGACCAGTGGAACAGAAAGAATGTCTGGCGCGTTTGTATTTATCAGGGGAAGTTCCTTTTAAAAAGTGACCAGAGTGAAAACAGCTAAACTCTGTGCGTAGCAAGGTTAAATAGGAAGATGCCTGAGCGTAACTAGCGCAAAATCTTCGGGTAGACCGCATGAAAAAATCAGCAATGGTTTTTCTAGATGAATGGCAGAACACTTTTAAGCGTATGGACTTAAAAGGCAACAAAATCCGGCTTATTATTTATCCTTTTCCCATAAGGGGGTGTATTTACACCCCCACCTTTTATTGTATTAAAAAATTTTTTTTAAATATTAGTTTTGTAATTTTAAAATCACTAAACTTTCTACATGGTCTGTTTGGGGAAACATATCGTAAGCTTGCACTAATATAGTTTTGTAAAGCGCGTCTGTTCCATTTATAATTTCTAAATCTCTAGCCAAAGTTTGTGGATTACAACTAATATAAAAAATTACAGAAGGTTTTAACTCTCTTAAAGAATGCAGCACTCCTTGGTCACAGCCAATTCTAGGGGGGTCTAACAATACTGGGCCATTAAGCTTTGTGCACTCTTGTAAAAACTGTTGAACATCTTGTGCAATAAATTTTACTCTATCGTGTTTGTTATCTAAGGCTTCTTTTTTAGCTCTTTGTATAGCACTTAAACTTAACTCTACTCCAATAATTTCTTTTGGCTGAAGTGTCTTGCTTATGGGAAAAGTAAAATTACCATGCCCACAGTATAAATCATACACCGTTTGATTGGGCATAATGTGGGTTTTTAAATGCTTTAATACATTACAAATAAGAATTTGATTAACCCCTTGGTTAACTTGGGCAAAAGTGTTTTTACTTTTTTGTAATTGCACGCTGTCCACCTGATATTGCACTTTATTGTCTTCAGACAAATACACCTCTACCTTTTGATGTTGCTGCTTTTTTCGCGTGGCCGACGCCTTACTGTTTAGCAAAGCCTTGCCCGTAAGGCTTAAAATAAATTTATCTATTTCTCGAAACAAAGCCGTGTCTGCTATGGGGCAATCTTTAATTTTAACTAAGCTTTGCGATTTTTTTTCATAAAACCCATAGTTTCCTTTTTGGTCCACTTTTAACTGCACGCGGTTTCGGTAATTCCACTGTTTGGGGCTAGGTACAATATTTTTTATCACCTCTAAGGGAAGTGGTATTTTTTTCTTCAGTGCTGATTCTAAAATCTGTTGTTTTTGCAGTAGCTGTTCTTTGTAAGAAATATGCTGCCAAGTACAGCCTCCACATTTTTGAAACACAACACACTTTGGAGATATTCTGGTGTCTGCGGGCTTTTTTATACTCACTAGCTCGGCCTGTGCAAAGTTTTTTTTAATGCGTACAATGCGAACCAAAGCATTGTCTCCAGGACAAGTAAAAGGAGTAAAAACCACAAAGCCTTCGTAGCGACCAACTCCCGCGCCGCCAGTGGCCACAGAGTCAATAAACAAGGGTACAATTTCTCCCATGGAAAAAGGGAGATTTTTTTTGATACTTCCAGACTTTTTATTTTTCATAAATAACTGTATATAAATAACATGTACAAAAAAAAATACAACTTTGCCATGATGGCCACCTATTTACGGATTATACTCTCTCCCCTAATCGGTTATTTTATTTTGTTAAACACTGCTCAAGGTTATCAGATAGCCTTTTTTTTATTTATTCCCACCGCTTTAACCGACTGGCTAGACGGCTACCTTTCTCGTAAGTTTAACGAAGAAAGTCAGCTGGGTAAATTAATGGACCCCCTAGCCGATAAAGTTTTAATGCAAGTTTGCATTTTTGCCCTAACCTATAACCACCTTATTAGCCCTGCGATTTTAATTGTTTTATTAATGAGAAATGCGCTTATTGCAGGGTTAAGAAGTGTTGCCGCCTCTAATCAAATTATTATTTTCGCTCGCCCATTAGGTAAACTTAAAACAGCTTTGCAAATGGTTTCGGTTCCCCTGCTACTCGCGTCTCAATATTTAGATATAAGCACCGGCAAAGGTTGGATGTATAACGCCCTTACACATATCCCCCTACTTTCTACTTCTTTATTTTTTCCATTAGGATACGCCCTTTTATGGATTGCCAGTATTTTAAGTGTTGCCTCTGGACTAGAGTATAGCTACCGATACTTTCGACAAAAAACTTAAATATAACGGCTTAAAAAACCGATATCTATTTGAAGTTTAAAAACACACTTAATAATATGCATAAATTAAAAGCCTTTAAAAAACACATTCTTTTTAGCCTAGCTATCTTAGGTATATTAAGCCTTAATTTTATGTTGGCCTTTAATGCTGATTTAAAAAAACAAGCTTATAGTTTAATTAATTCGCCGTTTCGAAAAGTAACTAGTGTTTTAATATCTAAGGTTGTTGCAAAGCAACCTATAAAAATAGTAAAAATTCAAACTTCTCAAGGTTTGTTTTTAGAGGTGTACGGTGTAAAACAGCGTAACGCTCAACCCCTGTTATCAAAAGTAA
This portion of the Pseudobdellovibrionaceae bacterium genome encodes:
- a CDS encoding leucyl aminopeptidase; amino-acid sequence: LNNWMGLHKNYKSQLTAFLEAWGLMSYQPLMHKEKTTLPKDMPLNITNTKALQNKVIVKSIETANILSSCINFSKYLGDQPGNHMTPTILANEVTKAAKNTKLKVSTWDKARIKKEKMGGLLAVTQGSSQDPRFIIMEYKGAAKSKKPVVFVGKGLTFDAGGISIKPSAGMQDMKYDMCGGANVIGAMLAIAKLNLKVNVVGLVPSSENLVSRDAIKPGDIITARSGKTVEVLNTDAEGRLILMDALNYACELNPKAIYDVATLTGAILVALGNIYTGVFSNDKKVVQKIQSAAKLAGEKVWHMPLDNFHRQDMKGQFADLANISSSRGAGSSTAAAFLSYFVDKNIPWAHFDIAGTAWNSANRVKYSPAKAATGCMVRTFVELAQK
- a CDS encoding class I SAM-dependent RNA methyltransferase, producing MKNKKSGSIKKNLPFSMGEIVPLFIDSVATGGAGVGRYEGFVVFTPFTCPGDNALVRIVRIKKNFAQAELVSIKKPADTRISPKCVVFQKCGGCTWQHISYKEQLLQKQQILESALKKKIPLPLEVIKNIVPSPKQWNYRNRVQLKVDQKGNYGFYEKKSQSLVKIKDCPIADTALFREIDKFILSLTGKALLNSKASATRKKQQHQKVEVYLSEDNKVQYQVDSVQLQKSKNTFAQVNQGVNQILICNVLKHLKTHIMPNQTVYDLYCGHGNFTFPISKTLQPKEIIGVELSLSAIQRAKKEALDNKHDRVKFIAQDVQQFLQECTKLNGPVLLDPPRIGCDQGVLHSLRELKPSVIFYISCNPQTLARDLEIINGTDALYKTILVQAYDMFPQTDHVESLVILKLQN
- the pgsA gene encoding CDP-diacylglycerol--glycerol-3-phosphate 3-phosphatidyltransferase, encoding MYKKKYNFAMMATYLRIILSPLIGYFILLNTAQGYQIAFFLFIPTALTDWLDGYLSRKFNEESQLGKLMDPLADKVLMQVCIFALTYNHLISPAILIVLLMRNALIAGLRSVAASNQIIIFARPLGKLKTALQMVSVPLLLASQYLDISTGKGWMYNALTHIPLLSTSLFFPLGYALLWIASILSVASGLEYSYRYFRQKT